The proteins below come from a single Peromyscus leucopus breed LL Stock chromosome 13, UCI_PerLeu_2.1, whole genome shotgun sequence genomic window:
- the Slc40a1 gene encoding solute carrier family 40 member 1 produces the protein MTKASDQSRQEGCCGSLANYLTSAKFLLYLGHSLSTWGDRMWHFAVSVFLVELYGNSLLLTAVYGLVVAGSVLVLGAIIGDWVDKNARLKVAQTSLVVQNVSVILCGIILMMVFLHKNELLTMYHGWVLTACYILIITIANIANLASTATAITIQRDWIVVVAGENRSRLADMNATIRRIDQLTNILAPMAVGQIMTFGSPVIGCGFISGWNLVSMCVEYFLLWKVYQKTPALAVKAALKVEEAELKQLNSPKDTEPKCLEGTHLMGEKDSNIRELEPEQEPTCASQIAEPFRTFRDGWVSYYNQPVFLAGMGLAFLYMTVLGFDCITTGYAYTQGLSGSILSVLMGASAITGIMGTVAFTWLRRKCGLVRTGLFSGLAQLSCLILCVISVFMPGSPLDLSVSPFEDIRSRFMQVEPVPPTTKIPETVFSTGTPMSNVSNIVNTVQEMSTKSEPIISVSLLFAGVIAARIGLWSFDLTVTQLLQENVIESERGIINGVQNSMNYLLDLLHFIMVILAPNPEAFGLLVLISVSFVAMGHLMYFRFAQKTLGNQLFVCGPDEKEVTDENQPNTSVV, from the exons ATGACCAAGGCAAGCGACCAGAGCCGCCAGGAAGGATGCTGCG GATCCTTGGCAAACTACCTGACCTCGGCAAAATTCCTTCTCTATCTTGGGCACTCTCTCTCCACTTGG GGGGATCGGATGTGGCACTTCGCAGTGTCTGTGTTTCTGGTGGAACTCTATGGGAATAGCCTCCTGTTGACGGCTGTCTATGGGCTGGTGGTGGCAGGCTCTGTTCTGGTCCTGGGAGCCATCATTGGTGACTGGGTTGACAAGAACGCCAGACTGAAAG TGGCCCAGACTTCGCTGGTGGTACAGAATGTCTCCGTCATCCTCTGCGGAATCATCCTGATGATGGTTTTCTTACATAAGAATGAGCTTCTGACCATGTATCACGGATGGGTCCTC ACTGCCTGCTACATCCTGATTATCACTATTGCAAATATTGCCAATCTGGCCAGTACTGCTACTGCAATCACAATCCAGAGGGACTGGATCGTTGTTGTGGCgggagaaaacagaagcagattGGCAG ATATGAATGCTACCATCAGAAGGATTGACCAGCTGACCAACATCCTGGCCCCCATGGCTGTTGGCCAGATTATGACATTCGGCTCCCCGGTCATCGGCTGTGGTTTCATTTCGGGGTGGAATTTGGTGTCCATGTGTGTGGAGTACTTCTTGCTCTGGAAGGTTTACCAGAAAACCCCTGCACTGGCTGTGAAAGCCGCTCTCAAAGTTGAggaggcagaactgaagcagcTGAACTCACCCAAAG ATACTGAGCCAAAATGTCTGGAGGGAACTCACCTAATGGGTGAGAAAGACTCCAACATCCGCGAACTTGAACCTGAGCAAGAGCCCACGTGCGCTTCCCAGATCGCGGAGCCCTTCCGCACCTTTCGAGATGGATGGGTCTCCTACTACAACCAGCCGGTGTTTCTGGCTGGCATGGGCCTGGCTTTCCTCTACATGACAGTCCTGGGCTTTGATTGCATTACCACAGGGTACGCCTACACTCAGGGGCTGAGTGGCTCCATCCTCAGTGTTCTGATGGGAGCGTCAGCAATAACTGGAATAATGGGAACTGTGGCTTTCACTTGGCTGCGCCGAAAATGCGGTCTTGTTCGGACCGGTCTGTTCTCAGGACTGGCACAGCTCTCCTGTCTGATCTTGTGTGTGATCTCCGTGTTCATGCCTGGCAGCCCCTTGgacctctctgtttctcccttcGAAGATATCCGTTCTAGGTTTATGCAGGTGGAACCAGTGCCCCCAACTACCAAAATACCCGAGACCGTCTTTTCAACCGGAACGCCTATGTCCAACGTGTCTAATATTGTTAATACTGTCCAGGAGATGAGTACTAAATCCGAGCCCATAATCTCCGTCAGCCTGCTCTTCGCAGGCGTCATTGCTGCTAGAATCG GTCTTTGGTCCTTTGATTTAACCGTAACACAATTGCTTCAAGAGAACGTAATTGAATCTGAAAGAGGCATTATCAATGGCGTGCAGAACTCCATGAACTACCTTCTCGACCTTCTGCATTTCATCATGGTCATCTTGGCCCCAAATCCTGAAGCTTTTGGCTTGCTCGTATTGATTTCAGTCTCCTTTGTGGCAATGGGCCATCTTATGTATTTCCGATTTGCCCAGAAGACTCTGGGCAACCAGCTTTTTGTCTGTGGTCCCGATGAAAAAGAAGTTACAGATGAAAACCAACCTAACACATCTGTTGTGTAA